The following proteins are co-located in the Deinococcus metallilatus genome:
- a CDS encoding asparaginase, with product MKRLAVIHTGGTIASRPNPDGPGVTPQAAPSVPGLPGVIVHDYQPFNLPSPHVTPAHMLALAHLIEQLAPGHDGIVVTHGTDTLEETAFFLHLTLATQTPVVLTGSMRHAEEASWDGPGNLLDAAQVALHPQSRGRGPLAVFGGDIYDARTVTKVHTTAVDAFGGYPGPIGRIDRVGDSAHLRYFAMPEARPVYAPPALPAHVEILYAYAGWQGEGYAEADARSDGLVIAALGTGNLPAELLPLIARTTTSGKPVVIATRTHAGPVIPIYGYPGGGATLVEAGAIPASFLNAHKARLLLLVLLSLGRDLGEIRQVFEAGAF from the coding sequence ATGAAACGCCTCGCGGTTATCCACACCGGCGGCACCATCGCCAGCCGCCCCAATCCGGACGGGCCGGGCGTCACGCCGCAGGCGGCCCCCAGCGTGCCGGGGCTGCCGGGCGTGATCGTCCACGACTACCAGCCCTTCAACCTTCCCAGCCCGCATGTCACGCCCGCACACATGCTGGCGCTGGCGCACCTGATCGAACAGCTCGCGCCCGGGCATGACGGGATCGTGGTCACCCACGGCACCGACACGCTGGAGGAGACTGCCTTTTTCCTGCACCTCACGCTCGCCACCCAGACGCCCGTCGTGCTGACCGGCAGCATGCGGCACGCCGAGGAAGCGTCCTGGGATGGCCCCGGCAACCTGCTCGACGCGGCCCAGGTGGCCCTGCATCCCCAGTCCCGGGGACGCGGGCCGCTCGCGGTGTTCGGCGGGGACATCTACGACGCGCGCACGGTGACGAAGGTCCACACGACGGCGGTGGACGCCTTCGGGGGCTATCCCGGCCCGATAGGACGGATTGACCGGGTAGGCGATTCGGCCCACCTGCGTTACTTCGCCATGCCGGAAGCGCGGCCCGTCTACGCGCCGCCCGCCCTCCCCGCCCACGTCGAGATTCTGTACGCCTACGCGGGCTGGCAGGGCGAGGGCTACGCCGAGGCCGACGCCCGCTCAGATGGGCTGGTCATCGCGGCCCTGGGCACCGGCAACCTCCCTGCCGAGCTGTTGCCGCTGATCGCCCGCACCACCACCTCGGGCAAACCCGTCGTGATCGCCACGCGCACCCATGCCGGGCCGGTCATCCCGATCTACGGCTACCCGGGCGGCGGCGCGACGCTGGTCGAGGCCGGAGCGATTCCCGCCAGCTTCCTGAACGCCCACAAGGCCCGGCTGCTGCTGCTGGTGCTGCTCAGCCTGGGGCGGGACCTGGGGGAGATTCGGCAGGTGTTCGAGGCGGGGGCGTTTTAG